One stretch of Akkermansia sp. RCC_12PD DNA includes these proteins:
- a CDS encoding Amuc_1099 family pilus-like system protein, translated as MSEKQNYDKILMVSGIVLGLGVAAYGAWTFLKLDDQYKFTTRVSEKPVEPPSGIKKAETVNQEISASHELKPIIQETQEYVGFVAPNLWIKSGGTEPFDIVSGPPIHGNIPNKWFLDNGLEDIFIYSDVLTRDPDNDGFTVQEEYEAKTHPNDPNSHPSLINKLYVDEIKQFGFYLVFSQADGNDFTFKGQNRARQDLWRSTVQLNGQFGARKNTNEKPRFELVSVANKEFKNESLNMVETDPEATVKDLKPTKNGQTYTIRRGAKYFIPIIDKKVNLTIAAGPKRDTSFEVEEGADFQIPGDTKQTYTLKTVDNATQTVTIANKTTGEQTTLNKKK; from the coding sequence ATGTCTGAAAAACAAAACTACGACAAGATCCTGATGGTCTCCGGCATCGTTCTGGGTCTGGGGGTAGCCGCCTACGGCGCCTGGACTTTCCTGAAGCTGGATGACCAGTATAAATTTACCACCCGTGTTTCGGAAAAGCCCGTGGAACCGCCCTCTGGCATCAAGAAGGCGGAAACCGTCAACCAGGAAATTTCCGCTTCCCATGAACTGAAACCCATCATCCAGGAAACTCAGGAATATGTGGGGTTCGTCGCCCCCAACCTCTGGATCAAGTCAGGAGGGACGGAACCCTTCGACATCGTGTCCGGACCGCCCATTCATGGAAACATCCCCAATAAATGGTTCCTGGACAACGGGCTGGAAGATATTTTCATTTATTCGGACGTCCTGACACGGGACCCGGACAATGACGGCTTTACCGTCCAGGAGGAATACGAAGCCAAAACGCATCCCAACGATCCGAACAGCCACCCGTCCCTCATTAACAAGCTGTATGTGGACGAGATCAAGCAATTCGGCTTTTACCTGGTCTTCTCTCAGGCGGACGGCAACGACTTCACCTTCAAGGGACAGAATCGCGCCCGGCAGGACCTGTGGAGAAGCACTGTCCAGCTCAACGGCCAGTTCGGAGCCAGGAAAAACACGAATGAGAAGCCAAGATTCGAGCTTGTCAGCGTGGCCAACAAGGAATTCAAGAATGAAAGCCTCAACATGGTGGAAACGGACCCCGAAGCGACCGTCAAGGATCTGAAACCGACCAAGAATGGACAGACCTACACGATCAGAAGGGGAGCCAAGTATTTCATACCCATCATTGATAAGAAAGTAAACCTTACTATTGCCGCTGGTCCCAAACGGGATACCAGCTTTGAAGTAGAGGAAGGTGCCGACTTCCAGATACCAGGTGACACCAAGCAGACTTACACGCTGAAAACCGTTGATAATGCAACACAAACCGTAACCATTGCCAACAAAACAACAGGAGAACAAACAACACTGAACAAGAAAAAATAG